Below is a window of Luteolibacter rhizosphaerae DNA.
GGGCCGCCGTTCTTCGCAGCCATGGTGATGGATTTGGCGAGCTTGGGGAAAACGCGGGACATGGTATCCCAGCGGGCTTCCTTGGCTCGGCGGCGGCATTCGAAGGCTCGTCCCATATATACGAAAGATTCTCGGTTGGCGGGATTGAAGCGTAGGCAGCGGCGCGGGCAAGCCCAAGAGTCGCCAGCCCTGCCGACAATCGCGCCCTAAGCCCCCATCGGCATCGCCAGCGGACGCTTGCCGGTGGCGGACTGGATAGCCCCACCGATAGCTGGCGCGATCGCAATGATCGGGCACTCTCCGGCTCCGGCGGATGGTAGATCCTTGCGATCCAGCAACACAATTTCGATGGGCGGAACATCGGAGAACCGCGGGACACGATACTTGGAGAAGGTAGGATTGAGGATCTTGCCATCCGCGAAACGGATCGCTTCGAAGAGCGCACCGCCGAGTCCCATGACGATACTCCCTTCCACTTGGCTCTTCAGGTGCACCGGATTGACGGTCGCACCGCATTCGAAAGCGGCCACGATCCGCCGGACCTTCACCTCCCCGTCCTTCCCCTCGACCTCCACGCAATTGGCGACGTAGCCTCCTTTGTCGATTCCACAGGCGATGCCGCAGTGCCCTTTGCGGTCCTTCCACCCGAACTTCTCGGCAGCCGCCTCGAGAACCGCGCGCAAGCGCTCGTCTTTCAGATTGCGGAGCCGGAATTCCAAAGGATCGAGCCCGGCTAGAGCTGCCAGTTCGTCCATCGCGGATTCGCGTGCGAAGCCATTCGCGGCCGCGGCTAGACCGCGATAGGAGCCTTGTCGCAAAGGCGAGCGGCTGCCGTGGCTGCGTACCGATTTCACCGGAACCTCGTACGGCGTCTCGATCGCCGCACCGCCGGGATTGTGGCTATGGAATTCCCACGCCGTGAGCTTGGCCTCCTTGTCGATTGCCGCGCGCACTTCGATCACTGCCGCGGGACGGAAGTAGGCCCACCAGAACTCTTCTTCGCGCGACCAAGAGACCTTCACCGGCCGCTCCACGGCCTTCGCCAGGCGGGCCGCCTCCACCGCCGCCTCTCCACTGTGCTTGCCGCCGTACCCCGACCCCGTGTCGGGAACAATCACTCGAACTTTCTCGGGCGGCAGCGAGAACGCTTTGGCCAGTTCGTCCTTCACGCCGAAAGGCCGCTGGGTACCGGTCCATGCCGTCAGCTTGCCATCCTTCCACTCGGCGACGCCCGCCCTTGTTTCCAAGGGGCAGTGGGCGATGTATTCCACATTGAAGGTCTTCTCCAGCTTTTGCGCGGCAGTCGCGAGCGCCTCGTCGATTCGCTTACCCTCGTCGCCGCGGTCGATCTTGTTCTTCAGTACTTCCCACAGACCGGCATTGGAGGGACCTCCGCCGCCTTCCCATTCGACCGCCATAGCATCGATCGCTTGCTGCGCGAGAGACGGATTGGGAGCGGTCACACCCACGAAGTCGCCATCTTTCACCACGCTCACGCCTTCCATCGCCTTGGCCTTGGTGTCGTCGAGCGACTTGAGCTTTGCGCCGTAAACTGGAGCCCGCAGTATCTTGCCATGCAGCATGCCGGGTAAGGACATGTCTGTGGTATAGAGGTGCTTGCCGGTCACGAAATCGCGGCCATTGATCTTCGGCACGGAGGTTCCGGCGATCTTCCATTCGCTCGCTGGCTTGAGCTTCGTGTCACTGGTCACGGTGGCGGCGAGCTTCCTGTCCTTCAGAAGCTGGGCGTAAGTCGCCCTCTTCTCTTCCCGCGTTTCTGCCTTCGGACGGATCACGCTGCCCTCCGCCGCGGAGAGATCGCCGCGATCAACATCCCATTCCTTTGCTGCCAAGTCGATCAATTCCTCCCGGGCCGTGGCAGCGACCTTGCGCAAGTGCAGCGCCATATCCGGAGTGCTGCGACTTCCGAAGGTTCCCATGTCGAAAGGCACGAGATCGGTATCCGCCATCAGCATATGGATGCGTTCAATGGGAAGGTGAAGCTCCTCCGCGATTGCTTGGGCAAGCGAGGTACGGATGTTTTGCCCCACCTCCGTTTTCCCCGTGAAAACCTGCACTACACCATCTTCGCCAATGTGTAGCCATGCACCAAGATTCATCGGGCGGGGCGAACCACCCCGGCGATTACCCCGCTGCTGTGCCGTTAGCTGCGGAGTGAGAAACGCGACGAGCAGGCCCCCCCCTAGGAGCTTGAAGAAATGGCGGCGGTCGAATACCCGGGCTTCCAAGGCTTTCATCACGATTTGCTGGCGAGGGTTTCGGAAGCGCGCTTCACGGCGGCACGGATGTTGTTGTAGACACCGCAGCGGCAGATGTTGCCATCCATCGCGGTGAGGAGCTGCTCTTCCGTCGGCTGCGGGTGTTCCTCCAAGAGGGCCACCGCGCTCATGATCATGCCGCAGGTGCAATAGCCGCACTGCAGGGCATCCGCATCGAGGAATGCCTGCTGGACCGGATGCAATCTGCCCTCCTTCTCCAAGCCTTCGATCGTGCGGATCTCCGACTCGCCCACGGACCCGGCAGAAACACGGCAGGACCGCACCGGTTTCCCGTCGACCAGTATCGTGCAAGCCCCGCATTGCCCTTCTCCGCAGCCCGGCTTGCACCCGGTGAGCCCAAGATCATCGCGCAGCACGCTAAGAAGGATCCGCTCGCCATCCGCCTCTAAAGCGGTAGCGCGGCCGTTGATGTGGAGACGGGTAACAGTGGCCATGGGTCTGAGGAGCCTGACCCTCCCGCGGGTCGCGCGGGGATCAAGGTGAAACCCTGCCAGATGGAAAAGGGTTGCGGATCAAGGAAGCTTCCTCGCAACCCCGCCCTTACAACGCCGCGCGGCTGCGGACGACCAGCGGACTATCCGCGCCACCTGAACCCTTCAGCCAGTGAACGCTGGCAGCGAGGAAGCGGTTGCGGAAGGCAGGTGAAAGTGACTTGTAGTCCTCGATGATCGCACTGCTGAACTTGTAGTCGTGGGAGTCGGTGCCTTTCATGTAGATGAGGCGCTGCGCCGCATCCGTAAAGAGCTTCGGGTCGCCTCCGGCATCCAAGAAATCCAGCGTGCGGCGGGCCGCGCCGAGGCGATCGTCGTTCAGACCGGCGAAAATCTCGTCCACGGCGGCATGTCCGCGCGACTCGCTGACGATCGGCTCAAAGGTATCGATCTCCACTCCGCCACTGATGCCCGCATCCTCGCGGAAGAGCGGGAGAAACGAAGCATTCTGAAGCATCAGAAAGCGCCGGGTTTCGTCATCCGAAGCGTGCCGGAACGCGTAGTGAAGCGCATTCGTGGTAGTGCACGCATGCAGCGCGATGATACCCGGTGCCCGCATCAGCAGTTCCGCGGAGCACTGGAACATCGCATCCCAGACCGGTTGCGGACTGCAGCCGCTGTTAATCAGAGATACCACCTTGGCCGAGGCTTCATCCCAAGATCCGGAGCGAAGTACGGCGAGCAAATCCGCGGCAGCACCGGAGCGGTTCTCACCGCCATTCCATGTCACGCGGAGTTCCTTAAGGCGCTCCGCATTCTTGCGACCCGGCCGGTCGGCGAGGGCGTCGCCATCGGCAGGGTTGGTCCCATCGCACGCGAGGAGAGCGTAAGCGAGGGACCGGAGGACCGGTTCCGAGTGCTGCCAGCCGATGGTCTGGAGCAGACGCCAGCTATTCGCGACGTAGATCGCCTTGTGTCCGATGTCACGGTAGTCGCGGGCTCCATATCGGCAAAAAAGATCGAAAGCATCCTGCGAACTCGATCCGCGCGCCAGACTCGCGGCGGCGCTATCGGCGCAAGAGCAATCCCAAGCATCCATGCCCTTGCGGAATGCTTCCGCGGCACGGTCGGCGGGAGGCACGGAAGGCTCGTAAACCCCCTCCATGGTCCAATCGCCCTCCTTCTTGTCGCGGGCTTGGGAGGCTTTGAACTGATCGACCGCCCAGAGCAGGGGCAACCAGCGGTCGGCGTCCGGCGAATTCTGGCTGGCGAGATGGGCGGAATTGACGACGAGGACAGCGTGGAATTTGAACCCGACAGGGCGCGGCTGGATGTTCCGGATGCCGGCGAGGAAGGTTGCTGCAAGGATCTCGCGATGCGTGGTACCGGTCTTGATCCTCTGACCTACTTCCTCAATCACCCGCTCCCGTGGTGTGTCCTCGAGGAGGCGCACCAGTGGTTCGATCTCCGGAAGAAAGCGGACGATGGAGGCATCGACACCGGCCTCCGCCGCCGAAATAGCAGGCAATCGGGATAGGAACTCCAAAGCTCCCGTCCCCAGCAAGGCCCCCTGCGTGGCGGTGGCTAGAAAGCCCCGCCGTGTGTATTCGTTGCTCATTTCGAACTCCCCGACCCGACTGGGAAGTTGAGCACGGATTTCCTCAGACGCAAGAAGCGGCTGCGGAATTTCACGTAGAAATGAAAAGAGCTCAGGCCGTCTTGATCGCATCCATGATGCGGTCGGCGATGTGCTGGTAGCCGTGCTTGCCCTTGGCCGTATTCAACTCGTCTTCCGTCAACCGGATCGGCTTACCGATATAGAGCGTAATCTGGGTGAAGCGGATGCGGCCGGAGCCACGCGGCAGAGCCTCGCGGGCACCTTCGATCCGGATCGGCTGGATGACCGCGTTGGACTTCACGGCGATCAGGCCGACTCCCGGT
It encodes the following:
- a CDS encoding xanthine dehydrogenase family protein molybdopterin-binding subunit: MNLGAWLHIGEDGVVQVFTGKTEVGQNIRTSLAQAIAEELHLPIERIHMLMADTDLVPFDMGTFGSRSTPDMALHLRKVAATAREELIDLAAKEWDVDRGDLSAAEGSVIRPKAETREEKRATYAQLLKDRKLAATVTSDTKLKPASEWKIAGTSVPKINGRDFVTGKHLYTTDMSLPGMLHGKILRAPVYGAKLKSLDDTKAKAMEGVSVVKDGDFVGVTAPNPSLAQQAIDAMAVEWEGGGGPSNAGLWEVLKNKIDRGDEGKRIDEALATAAQKLEKTFNVEYIAHCPLETRAGVAEWKDGKLTAWTGTQRPFGVKDELAKAFSLPPEKVRVIVPDTGSGYGGKHSGEAAVEAARLAKAVERPVKVSWSREEEFWWAYFRPAAVIEVRAAIDKEAKLTAWEFHSHNPGGAAIETPYEVPVKSVRSHGSRSPLRQGSYRGLAAAANGFARESAMDELAALAGLDPLEFRLRNLKDERLRAVLEAAAEKFGWKDRKGHCGIACGIDKGGYVANCVEVEGKDGEVKVRRIVAAFECGATVNPVHLKSQVEGSIVMGLGGALFEAIRFADGKILNPTFSKYRVPRFSDVPPIEIVLLDRKDLPSAGAGECPIIAIAPAIGGAIQSATGKRPLAMPMGA
- a CDS encoding (2Fe-2S)-binding protein, whose translation is MATVTRLHINGRATALEADGERILLSVLRDDLGLTGCKPGCGEGQCGACTILVDGKPVRSCRVSAGSVGESEIRTIEGLEKEGRLHPVQQAFLDADALQCGYCTCGMIMSAVALLEEHPQPTEEQLLTAMDGNICRCGVYNNIRAAVKRASETLASKS